cttcaattttttcaatttttgtataaatattgactaaaaatgtaaatattgaaaatttgttaaattatgtaatatttaTTCTCAATTTTAGTACTGACCGGATACATTTTTTTTTATACCTGAAATTTCAGTAAGCATTAAAATCAGAAAACAAGATTGAAAATCAACAGATTGCTTCTCATGTATATACTGATGAGCCCAAAAGACCAgaatcatttcatttcattttctcttCTAATAGAATCTGCAAACAGTAATGAATCATACAAATGTAATGAATCTACAGAGGAACTTACAAAAAGAACACCCCCTTTCCCCCTGAAAAATGATTATGGAacaagtaaagaaaagaaagaaaaagaaaaaaaaacagttttTCATATTACAGTTACAACAGTAGTACATGTTTCTTTCCTCCACACTACTGCCTTTCATTAGTGTTCAAACTAACTCCGTTAATAGAGGATCACCTTCACCCATTATTCTGATTAGCTTTATGAATTCCTGCTCGCTTGACACCTTCCATGGATGCACCGCAGGTGCGTGTGCGGAATAATGTGTCGAAGAAGAATTAGCAGATTGTGCTTCTGGCTTATACACCATTGTACTAAGCACTGAATCGAAATTCTGTGGTGAATCCATTGACAAAAAGAACATGGGTATGGAAACCTTTTGATGGATATCTAGATGTCCGACCAGATTAACAAGATCAACAAAGTCCGCTACAAACCATCGAGGAATGTAGAATATCTCAGAACTGCAAATTGTGAGGCTCTGGTCACTCCTCACAACTTCTCTATAGTTCACTTGGAAGTGAACCGGCATTGTACTAACTACCTTCCTTACCAGCTCCGCTTGCTTCGAGTACCAATCAGAACTTCCTTTGGTTGATGCAGTACTCCAAGACATGGATACCTAAATGCCatcaaatgaagaagaaaataggAGCAGTGACTTAGGAGTTACTCGTAATGAACAATTCCATATTTTAGGAACATAACACGCCAAGCTTGTACGATTATATTGCCATTTGCAAAATTATTTTTGAACAATCCAAAATGTTTTCTTCAAATAAATGGCGAAAGAAATTGACTGTCGAACAGCTAAATACTAGAACAAtataaattcttaaaagaaaatacaaaagctGAAGTACCATAGGTAGGACAAATAATTATTGACAACATTTTAAATATGTAAAACGACAAGTAAAGCACAAATGCCAAGTGAAAAGGTAGAATTTAGGTACCTTATCCGTTATCCATAGCTTAGTCTTGTCTGCCTGTAAGAGATTCCAGTAATTAAGAACAGTATCATCTTCGAGGAATAAAAAGCCATCAGCACTTGAAAACCGATCAAATATCTTGGGCAGATGCCTACAAAATATGTTGAGAGACAATTAGCAAACATAAAAGATCTTCGTAAAAGTAATTATCATTTAACATTCCAACTGGACGACTCAATACTGTTAAAACAGGCATGACCTCACTTAACAGCTATGGTTTCCATGGTTACCAACCATAAATTGACCATTTAACAACGATTTGCTGCTTTTAGAAAGTCTTAACTCAGAAGAAAGGAACATACAAAAACTTAATTGACTAAGTACCAAATGTGATAACCtgtcaaaaatatagaaaaaaaacaaaaaaacaaaaacatgcAATTATTATTGCATTTATAATTCGTAAACTCCATTAGGACTATAAGGTAACTCTTCCCTTTTAGGGTTTGCTTAGTAGGGAGAATCAAAACAAGAAGAAGAATTCATAATCCGAGGTTAtgctaaaaaaaagtaaaataattatgaATCTTAGTGAAAAGGATTCCACTGCACCCCTTCCTGCTGGCAAAGCTCAAGGTTGAAGAGGGGGCCTCCGATGATATATCATGGGAAAGAAGAGGCAGTACTTTGATTGGAAAAGAGAGATGCCACAACAAGAAAGGAACGGATTCTTGAAGATAATGAAGAAAATCAGGAAAGAGGGGCCATTTAGAGATTTTAGAATGTCTGAAGGTAGTCTGGAATCAACAAAAACTAATCACAAGGTATAGCAAATCCTGGTTTCAAATACTATGGTCAATCTACTTCATGCAAGAACAGTTTAAAGTACAACTTCGATTCTTTAAGGCTAATGAAATGCCCTTGGAAAAAGGTAAGGTTATGGATCAATTATTTACGATCAGGAGAGagactcatttattattttaaaaattcaaataaaataattattagaaacaCAAGTTTCTTTAAACAACAAATATCAACGTCCACTTCCCAATATATTACAATCATTATTTACTAGTCCCTCTGCATTTACACCTCCAATCTATAAGATAATATAAAGGATCAAGATTAACATAAATCAACAGGTTAAGATCTTCAATatgaacagaaaaaaaaaaaaaccaagtataAATCGAAATTAAGCAGTTTTCCAAAAGTCTTCATCTACCTAAGcacaatatgatatcattttctTTATCACCTCATGCATGTAATAACTGCCAATTATTTTCCGTGCAAAGCACGtgaaagaagatgaagagaatttCATTTTAGCTGTCCATGGATCAGTTgcttttacaaaaatttcatattgGTTGTTCATGGATAAAGTAATTTATGAAAATGCGATGACAGAAACTAATAATTGTTATCTATGAATAATATTGCGGTTAATGATTTATGCCCAAATTCATTTTGTCCAAAGATTTAAAGAACAATTTATCAGGACTTATATTGCAAAACCTCGCTGGCCAGGTACAGATGAAAGAAAATCAGGCAAATAATGGCTGGAAGCAAAAGCTATCTAGTAAACCAGAATATCACTTTATTCTACCAAAACAATATTCAAAAGCAAAGAaagtaacaaattaaaaaagataTATATCAATATTCTAAGAAAGATGCACCATGGAAAAATTAATTGATAGATTAAAAGTATCATGTGAAGGGCAAGTGATGATTCTTGTGGCAACTTACTTGTAAAATTGATCTAATTGACCTTCTTCAATGGCAAGATCTGAATTCTTCTGCGCAGAAAAAATAACCACAGTTTTAAATACCCGCCCGTAAAGCAGTCTCCACTCCAGGGCAGTACGCTCCACAGGACCATTGCAGAACATGATTAGCACGATATTTCCAAAATTCTTCCTCCATCGTATCAAATTCCCAATCTCAGAACTAACCACCCCTGTTTCCTCCACTGCTAAATGAACAGATGGCAATTTCTGAGGGATATATTCTTTTCGATCCCCATGACCGATATTTGCCCTTGGTCTGTCCAGTTCCAATGTCATCAACCTTGGCTGATGATAACCTACGGCAACCAAGTCCTGAAGCCAAGCAGCAGTAAACTTGAGATCCTGCTCAGTCCAAAACCCCTCCTCCGCCATGGCATAACTCAGTTCCAATATCTTCTCAAACAACCTATGCTTGTTTGATCTCCATGACACCAAGAATTTGATCAAACGACCTACATTCACATGAAGATCCTTCTCCTCTGAAAAGGGGTATGCCTCAATTCTGTCATACCGATGAACTGTAGGAGGATACACAGCAACATTACCACCAATCTCCCACAAGAGCCGCTGTCCCCAGTAACCCCTCAATACATCTGAAGCCATTGTACTAACAGAAACAGGCAGCATCAAGGCCCAAAAGGCCGATGAATGGTAtaatgtattgaacgaattcAATGGCACCATCATACCTTGAGGAAAGGCCACTTTTGGTGCATGCTCATCAAACCTAATATCAAAGGCTTCCAAACCCGACTTCCTAGTAAAATAAAACACGGAATCAACATCTGGTAACCCATTCGAAATCCCTTGCTGTATGAACTGTTTCCCACCAAAGACCTCAGTGTAGAACTCCTCGTGTCCAAAGTCACCCACATTTTCCAATGGTAATCCCCTAGGCCAAACTGAACGTTGGCCGAAATGAATATAAGGGTTGACTACAGTCCTATAAGGATTATCATGGCTATACTGCAATATAACTTCTTGCCTAGCCCCTTCCCCTACTAATTCTACATCAAAATGTTTCCCTAGATCATTATCAATTACTTCCCCACGATCATCAGCATCGAAGATCTTTTTGGCACCATGTTGAATCGCAAACAAGTAACCAACGCTCTTTCTAACATAAGAATCGTAAGGCAAATGATCCACAACGCGAAAACCCAAATTAGCTTGCATATCTAAAGACAAAAAAATCGCACCTTTTAAGCTCCAATCACTGGGAGTCCTGGAGTTCCCAATTGCCAAAACTTGCCACCCTTTAATCTTCACCATCTTCTTCAATGCGTCGGAGGGGTAATTAGAAACGGAGACAACGACCCATTGCTCTGATCTGAAATTAGCGTAAGGCGAAGTGCGGTCAGGAACGGGTTTGATGGAATTCCAGTTGATTTGAGGGAGAGAG
This window of the Gossypium hirsutum isolate 1008001.06 chromosome A09, Gossypium_hirsutum_v2.1, whole genome shotgun sequence genome carries:
- the LOC107889404 gene encoding probable glycosyltransferase STELLO2; amino-acid sequence: MLVQDRAVPKSPKPPQNRKLPTVQPNRLSEPKNLDFSAWVPDNCYRIVTILVLILTIAAVFFIYSSTNTAFLLCLQSETQSAVDSISLPQINWNSIKPVPDRTSPYANFRSEQWVVVSVSNYPSDALKKMVKIKGWQVLAIGNSRTPSDWSLKGAIFLSLDMQANLGFRVVDHLPYDSYVRKSVGYLFAIQHGAKKIFDADDRGEVIDNDLGKHFDVELVGEGARQEVILQYSHDNPYRTVVNPYIHFGQRSVWPRGLPLENVGDFGHEEFYTEVFGGKQFIQQGISNGLPDVDSVFYFTRKSGLEAFDIRFDEHAPKVAFPQGMMVPLNSFNTLYHSSAFWALMLPVSVSTMASDVLRGYWGQRLLWEIGGNVAVYPPTVHRYDRIEAYPFSEEKDLHVNVGRLIKFLVSWRSNKHRLFEKILELSYAMAEEGFWTEQDLKFTAAWLQDLVAVGYHQPRLMTLELDRPRANIGHGDRKEYIPQKLPSVHLAVEETGVVSSEIGNLIRWRKNFGNIVLIMFCNGPVERTALEWRLLYGRVFKTVVIFSAQKNSDLAIEEGQLDQFYKHLPKIFDRFSSADGFLFLEDDTVLNYWNLLQADKTKLWITDKVSMSWSTASTKGSSDWYSKQAELVRKVVSTMPVHFQVNYREVVRSDQSLTICSSEIFYIPRWFVADFVDLVNLVGHLDIHQKVSIPMFFLSMDSPQNFDSVLSTMVYKPEAQSANSSSTHYSAHAPAVHPWKVSSEQEFIKLIRIMGEGDPLLTELV